The Bacteroidota bacterium region ATTTATATACTGACAATTTACCGGCGACAAAATCTGTCGTGGTTGATGTTCCCCAGGCAAAGGGCATAGAAGTTTTTGTGTTTCTGGGACCCGACATGAAAAATGCCATTCAGCGGTATAATTTGTTTTCAGGCGGGGGCGCTTTACCTGCAATTTGGGGATTGGGCGTAAAATACAGGGTGAAGGCCGACTCAAAAGACAGCAATGTATATAATACTGCACGGTATTTTAGAGAAAATCATATCCCCTGCGATGTTTTTGGTTTAGAACCCCGGTGGCAGACTGCCGCTTATTCATGTTCGTACAAATGGAATAATTCAACCTTTCCCAAACCCCAGCAATTAATTGATAGCTTAAAAAGGCTAAACCTTAAATTAAATCTCTGGGAACATGCCTTTGTTCATCCATCGTCGCCAATTTATGAAAGTCTGAAAAATTACTCGGGCAGCTATAAGGTGTGGAATGGGTTGGTTCCTGATTTCGCCGGTCCTGAAGCCTGTAAAATTTTTGGCGGTTATCATGACAGCACATTCGTAAAACATGGCATAGCAGGTTTTAAACTTGACGAATGTGATAATTCAAATATCTCGGAAGGTGGGTCTGTATGGTCGTTTCCTGAGTTAAGCCAGTTCCCGTCGGGAATAGACGGGGAGCAAATGCATCAAAATTTTGGGTTATTGTATGCAAAGGTGATTTATAGCATTTATAAAAAAAATAACATCCGTACCTATCTTGATTACAGGTCATCGGGTGCTTTTGCCTCTTCCATGACGGCATCGCTTTATAGCGATACATACGACCATAAGGAGTACATCCGGATGATTTCCAATTCGGGTTTTAGCGGATTATTGTGGTCCCCTGAGCTGCGAGAGTCACATTCGGATATCGAATTAATGAGGCGGATACAAACGGCAGTGCTTTCCGCACAAACCCTGGTAAATAGCTGGTATTTGCAAAATCCGCCCTGGTTACAATACGATATTTCCAAAAACAACAGCAATATTTTCCTTCCCAATGCCAGGGAACTTGAGGCTCTTGTGCGCATACAATTTAATTTCCGGATGAGTCTTATCCCATATTTATATTCGGCATTTGCTGCCTATCATAATGCGGGAATTCCTCCTTTCAGGGCATTAGTGGTTGACTATCCTGACGATAAAAATGTGAAAGATATATTTGATGAGTACATGATTGGTGAGGGTATATTGGCAGCTCCATTAACAGGGGATTCGG contains the following coding sequences:
- a CDS encoding glycoside hydrolase family 31 protein; amino-acid sequence: MMEKVFNLSLFILILNTFFILNVHAQNSYKVEDVAPGVKKITLGVPDKYTPYSFCSEKPLVKSLENLPKSDMPAYLNDIKLEITERGCVVEIPLTTTEQLYGFGLQMNSFDQKGLKRRPLVNDNPLNNLGYTHAPVPMYVSTNGYAVLVNTSRYTTFYCGTLNKLNDDGIRQTKTNNKTALSTTDLYTDNLPATKSVVVDVPQAKGIEVFVFLGPDMKNAIQRYNLFSGGGALPAIWGLGVKYRVKADSKDSNVYNTARYFRENHIPCDVFGLEPRWQTAAYSCSYKWNNSTFPKPQQLIDSLKRLNLKLNLWEHAFVHPSSPIYESLKNYSGSYKVWNGLVPDFAGPEACKIFGGYHDSTFVKHGIAGFKLDECDNSNISEGGSVWSFPELSQFPSGIDGEQMHQNFGLLYAKVIYSIYKKNNIRTYLDYRSSGAFASSMTASLYSDTYDHKEYIRMISNSGFSGLLWSPELRESHSDIELMRRIQTAVLSAQTLVNSWYLQNPPWLQYDISKNNSNIFLPNARELEALVRIQFNFRMSLIPYLYSAFAAYHNAGIPPFRALVVDYPDDKNVKDIFDEYMIGEGILAAPLTGDSDIRQVYFPQGNWYNYNTNEKYEGGKTYSVRVNLSQEPVFVKEGTILPLAEPEEYISANTNFSITCKVYGKKLSQTSLFEDDGVTYGYETGQYNNVELIWNGNKGTVKRIGNFGRKRYKIKKWLLID